A genomic window from Lotus japonicus ecotype B-129 chromosome 1, LjGifu_v1.2 includes:
- the LOC130747595 gene encoding uncharacterized protein LOC130747595 has translation MGSWINNQWHWDFRWSATVVGSLENQRSKMMNIVSAFSLLQGRSDTWWWVKERNGLYSVHSAYESIADNGFSEDEFVFRIVWKILAPSNAQALGWKILINRIPTKDNLLHRNVPLASTVCSLCLSLPESADHLLFTCSFAWQVWSLVVNWLGWRTVLPGSAKDHLIQFSSWGSAKTRIGLSCVWLAVIWQLWIVRNGVIFRNEAVDLCEVFEQVKLKSWLWLKAKSRGFSYSYSEWCGEPMVCFEVL, from the coding sequence ATGGGCTCCTGGATTAATAACCAGTGGCATTGGGACTTTAGATGGTCTGCAACTGTGGTTGGGTCTCTTGAAAACCAGAGATCTAAAATGATGAACATAGTCTCTGCGTTTTCTTTACTTCAAGGGAGAAGTGATACTTGGTGGTGGGTAAAGGAAAGGAATGGGCTATATTCTGTCCATTCTGCCTATGAGTCTATTGCAGATAATGGTTTCAGTGAAGATGAGTTTGTCTTTCGGATTGTTTGGAAAATACTGGCTCCTTCAAATGCTCAGGCTCTGGGTTGGAAAATTCTTATTAATAGAATTCCAACGAAGGATAATTTACTGCATCGGAATGTCCCTCTAGCTAGCACTGTATGCTCTTTATGTTTGTCACTTCCTGAGTCTGCTGATCATCTGTTGTTTACCTGTAGTTTTGCGTGGCAGGTGTGGAGTCTCGTTGTAAATTGGTTGGGATGGAGGACTGTCTTACCTGGATCAGCCAAGGACCATTTGATTCAGTTTTCGAGCTGGGGATCTGCCAAGACAAGGATAGGTTTGTCTTGTGTTTGGCTTGCTGTGATATGGCAGTTATGGATTGTCAGAAATGGGGTGATTTTCAGGAATGAGGCGGTGGATCTATGTGAAGTGTTTGAGCAAGTCAAATTGAAATCCTGGTTGTGGCTCAAGGCTAAAAGTAGGGGATTTTCTTATTCCTATTCTGAATGGTGTGGAGAGCCTATGGTTTGCTTTGAGGTCCTTTAA